In a single window of the Tellurirhabdus bombi genome:
- a CDS encoding ABC transporter ATP-binding protein → MQPLLQANNITRNYGSLPVLKGINLSIQASEVVSIVGASGAGKSTLLHILGTLDRPDTGEVSLDGNDVFRLNEKELARFRNSKIGFVFQFHNLLAEFTALENVCLPGFMSGNDEQQVRKRAEEILSILGLGHRKDHLPSHLSGGEQQRTAVARALVNSPAIVFADEPSGNLDSKNAEDLHQLFFRLRDELGQTFVIVTHNESLADMADRKLVIHDGVISV, encoded by the coding sequence ATGCAACCATTACTTCAAGCAAACAATATTACGCGTAATTACGGCAGTCTGCCGGTTCTGAAAGGAATCAATTTAAGCATTCAGGCGAGCGAAGTCGTTTCAATCGTGGGTGCGTCCGGAGCTGGAAAAAGTACCCTGCTTCATATTCTGGGAACGCTGGATCGACCTGATACGGGCGAGGTGAGTCTGGACGGAAATGATGTTTTCCGATTAAATGAGAAAGAATTGGCTCGTTTCCGAAATAGCAAAATTGGGTTTGTTTTTCAATTTCACAATCTGCTGGCCGAATTTACGGCCCTGGAAAATGTCTGTTTGCCGGGCTTTATGAGCGGAAACGACGAACAACAAGTACGGAAGCGGGCGGAAGAAATACTGTCCATTCTGGGGCTGGGCCACCGTAAAGATCATTTGCCGTCGCATTTGTCAGGGGGCGAGCAGCAACGCACGGCGGTGGCGCGGGCGCTGGTCAATTCGCCAGCTATTGTGTTTGCCGACGAACCAAGCGGTAATCTGGACTCTAAAAATGCGGAGGATTTACACCAACTATTCTTTCGCCTTCGGGACGAACTTGGACAAACGTTCGTTATTGTTACACACAATGAATCACTGGCGGACATGGCTGATCGGAAACTAGTGATCCATGATGGGGTGATTTCCGTCTGA